A region from the Salifodinibacter halophilus genome encodes:
- a CDS encoding MarR family transcriptional regulator encodes MDRVSVAIDQWRRECPDLELLPMELTARLGAISRHISHDYLEPFFSERGLQPREFDVLATLRRAGKPYALTPTQLFKVLMFSSGGMTNQLDRLEKAGLIARRPNPADRRSMLVTLTEEGLDLVNDTIAPHVDNEARALSPLNQEEQRTLNALLTKLMSGLDTDV; translated from the coding sequence ATGGACAGAGTCAGTGTCGCGATCGATCAGTGGCGTCGGGAGTGTCCCGATCTCGAGCTGCTTCCCATGGAGTTGACCGCCCGCCTGGGAGCCATCAGCCGCCATATCTCCCATGATTATCTGGAGCCATTCTTCAGCGAGCGCGGTCTGCAACCGAGGGAGTTCGACGTGCTGGCCACTCTGCGTCGCGCCGGCAAGCCCTACGCCCTGACGCCGACCCAGTTGTTCAAGGTGCTGATGTTTTCCTCGGGGGGCATGACCAACCAGCTCGACCGGCTGGAAAAGGCCGGCTTGATCGCGCGCCGTCCCAACCCGGCTGATCGCCGCAGCATGCTGGTCACGCTGACGGAAGAAGGACTCGACCTCGTGAACGACACCATCGCGCCACATGTGGACAACGAGGCCCGCGCGCTTTCCCCGCTAAACCAAGAGGAGCAGCGAACGCTGAATGCGCTACTGACCAAGCTGATGAGTGGCCTGGATACCGACGTCTAG
- a CDS encoding DMT family transporter translates to MANVPTGHKADVAKALGCLLLAGTLMALSLSVAKLADAADLPRLSFLMVTMAGASLAQLLLSLPKRAHWRLDRRVIEYALVSGILLALPNALGFLAVRHVGAGFVSLSLAFPILMTWLLAVLLRMESLRWDRLGGVLLGLTGGVVLALSKASVGGGHLGWSLLILLLPLTLALGNIYRTWRWPDGVPLAFLTALVLAGAALGLLPVAFGTETGRIGELFAAPAAVGLLLVEIGIFTVLYLFFFILQRLAGPVYLSQIGTVAAVMGTAIAVLFLGESAPPNLAIAGGLVIAGTLVFQRAAWRAAQASSPSTVSRAKKP, encoded by the coding sequence ATGGCGAATGTACCCACGGGACACAAGGCTGACGTCGCCAAGGCCCTGGGCTGCCTGTTGCTGGCCGGCACTCTGATGGCTCTGTCACTGAGTGTGGCCAAGTTAGCCGACGCGGCGGACCTGCCACGCCTCTCTTTCCTGATGGTGACCATGGCCGGGGCGAGCCTCGCGCAATTGCTGCTGTCGTTGCCGAAAAGAGCGCACTGGCGGCTCGATCGACGCGTCATCGAGTATGCGCTGGTGTCCGGAATCCTGTTGGCTCTGCCCAATGCACTCGGCTTTCTGGCAGTACGTCACGTGGGGGCTGGGTTCGTCTCATTGAGCCTCGCCTTTCCGATACTGATGACCTGGCTGCTGGCGGTTTTGCTGCGCATGGAGTCGCTGCGCTGGGATCGGCTGGGCGGCGTGTTGCTGGGACTTACCGGCGGCGTCGTTCTGGCACTGTCCAAGGCCAGCGTCGGCGGCGGCCATCTGGGCTGGTCGCTGTTGATTCTGCTGCTGCCCCTGACGCTGGCTCTGGGCAACATCTATCGGACATGGCGCTGGCCGGATGGCGTGCCGCTTGCCTTCCTCACGGCTCTAGTGCTGGCGGGTGCTGCCCTCGGCCTGTTACCGGTCGCGTTCGGCACCGAAACGGGGCGGATTGGTGAGCTATTCGCTGCGCCTGCCGCGGTAGGGCTGCTGTTGGTCGAAATAGGTATATTCACCGTCCTGTATCTGTTCTTCTTTATTCTGCAACGACTGGCCGGACCGGTATACCTGAGCCAAATCGGTACCGTCGCCGCCGTCATGGGCACGGCCATCGCCGTACTCTTTCTGGGGGAGTCGGCACCGCCCAACCTGGCCATCGCCGGTGGTCTGGTCATTGCCGGCACCCTGGTTTTCCAGCGTGCGGCCTGGCGCGCTGCACAAGCCTCGTCACCTTCTACCGTTAGTCGAGCCAAGAAGCCCTGA
- a CDS encoding GTP cyclohydrolase translates to MYIVELTYTNPFENIEAQLQPHRDFLDDQYGRGAFLVSGPKNPRDGGIIIASGKLSRNKIERVLKKDPFYQHELADYRVTEFLPNKYDAVLSTKY, encoded by the coding sequence ATGTATATCGTAGAACTTACCTACACCAACCCGTTCGAGAATATCGAGGCGCAGCTACAGCCCCACCGTGACTTCCTGGATGATCAGTATGGCCGAGGTGCCTTTCTGGTATCAGGGCCCAAGAATCCCAGAGACGGCGGCATCATCATTGCCAGCGGAAAACTCAGCAGAAATAAGATAGAAAGGGTCTTGAAGAAAGACCCTTTCTATCAGCATGAACTGGCGGACTATCGAGTGACCGAGTTTCTACCGAATAAATACGATGCCGTGCTCAGTACTAAATATTGA
- a CDS encoding ABC transporter substrate-binding protein, giving the protein MSDCCNNSTVGQGTEDALFISRGVSRRALLKRMGSVAGAAALAGLPACSSGGGETVKLAFCSQLLCVAPYEATRAAGFFAEEGLDVQLVYSRGGSAAVQALNAGGVDYAATSFDAALNAFANGANVMRFATTGRLPLFALATGPHTADGIRSIDDLKGKTVGVAQLGNSDHALMLYLLEQNGIDSDSVNFAILGPNLYDALRLGQVDAGMVQEPGLTLLQREGARVLVNLMTTEDAKRYLGGAYEFMGVAVRPDEAEQRREQMQKIGRALTAGMEYMQQAPIEDIIDALPDELVAGGDMEVLAKALAEYRASLYPSSVQISRDACDSVMKAHLLADIQKEPVNMDQLLNQSVLGA; this is encoded by the coding sequence GTGAGCGATTGCTGTAACAACTCGACTGTCGGTCAGGGCACGGAAGATGCACTGTTCATCAGCCGCGGCGTGAGTCGGCGTGCGCTACTCAAGCGCATGGGCAGTGTTGCCGGCGCCGCCGCGCTGGCGGGCCTTCCCGCCTGCAGTAGCGGGGGTGGTGAAACCGTTAAGCTAGCTTTCTGCAGCCAATTGCTGTGCGTGGCGCCGTACGAGGCCACTCGCGCCGCTGGTTTCTTCGCCGAAGAAGGGCTCGACGTGCAGTTAGTCTATAGCCGCGGCGGCAGCGCAGCGGTACAGGCGCTCAATGCGGGCGGCGTCGACTACGCTGCCACCTCGTTCGACGCAGCCCTTAACGCGTTCGCCAACGGCGCGAATGTCATGCGCTTTGCCACCACCGGGCGACTGCCGTTATTCGCGCTCGCAACCGGGCCACACACCGCTGACGGCATCCGTAGCATCGACGATCTCAAAGGCAAGACCGTCGGCGTGGCCCAGCTCGGCAATTCCGACCACGCTTTGATGCTGTATCTGCTGGAGCAAAATGGCATCGACTCCGACAGCGTCAACTTTGCCATTCTCGGCCCCAATCTCTATGACGCTCTGCGTCTGGGGCAAGTGGATGCCGGCATGGTGCAAGAGCCGGGGTTGACCCTGCTGCAACGCGAGGGTGCCCGGGTCCTAGTCAACCTGATGACCACCGAGGACGCTAAACGCTATCTGGGCGGCGCTTACGAATTCATGGGCGTTGCCGTACGGCCGGACGAGGCCGAACAACGCCGTGAGCAGATGCAAAAAATTGGGCGTGCGCTCACCGCCGGCATGGAATACATGCAACAAGCGCCGATCGAGGACATTATCGACGCCCTGCCCGATGAACTAGTCGCGGGCGGCGATATGGAAGTGCTTGCCAAGGCGCTGGCGGAATATCGCGCATCGCTGTACCCGTCGAGCGTACAGATCTCTCGGGACGCCTGCGACAGCGTGATGAAAGCGCATCTGCTCGCCGACATCCAGAAAGAACCCGTCAATATGGACCAACTACTCAACCAGTCCGTGCTCGGCGCCTAA
- a CDS encoding ABC transporter ATP-binding protein, whose translation MLSISNLALAYGNAEPVLENVDLEVPQGEFISLVGPSGCGKSTLLRAVMGLQAPHGGHAELDIPAHEVGILFQDDALLPWRTACENVALGLRIHGTDKRAARAQANEWLAAVGLAQLAHRYPRELSGGQRKRVAIAQVLALRPKLLLMDEPFASLDAIVRHYLTEDLLKWVEGEGLTVLMVTHDLEEAVSVSDRVVLLGNGPRAHVKCRFEVPIARPRDPMRAREHPEFIPLLERLWDALSEEVHARPNGADNKPDPEAAR comes from the coding sequence ATGCTGAGTATTTCCAACCTTGCGCTGGCGTACGGCAACGCCGAACCAGTGCTCGAAAACGTCGACCTCGAAGTCCCCCAAGGCGAATTCATCAGCCTAGTCGGCCCGTCCGGCTGTGGCAAAAGCACACTGCTACGGGCCGTCATGGGACTGCAGGCACCCCACGGCGGGCACGCCGAGTTGGATATTCCAGCGCATGAGGTGGGCATTCTGTTTCAGGACGACGCCCTGCTTCCCTGGCGCACCGCATGCGAAAACGTCGCCCTCGGGCTGCGCATCCACGGTACCGATAAGCGCGCGGCGCGAGCGCAGGCGAACGAGTGGCTCGCCGCTGTCGGCCTCGCCCAGCTGGCGCACCGCTACCCGCGCGAACTCTCCGGTGGCCAGCGCAAGCGCGTTGCCATCGCCCAGGTGCTCGCACTGCGACCCAAACTGTTACTGATGGACGAGCCCTTTGCATCGCTGGACGCCATCGTGCGCCACTACCTGACCGAAGATCTCCTCAAATGGGTGGAAGGGGAAGGCCTGACCGTACTCATGGTGACCCACGATCTGGAAGAAGCGGTCAGCGTATCCGACCGCGTGGTGCTGCTCGGAAACGGCCCGCGCGCCCACGTCAAATGCCGTTTCGAGGTCCCCATCGCCCGGCCACGCGACCCGATGCGAGCACGCGAACACCCCGAATTCATACCATTGCTCGAGCGTCTTTGGGACGCACTTTCGGAAGAAGTGCATGCGCGACCTAACGGCGCAGACAACAAACCCGATCCGGAGGCGGCGCGATGA
- a CDS encoding ABC transporter permease: MRRTVALIAVLVLWELAAGPLGWVDPFYLPPPSDIGATLADLFAGGDIYQHLASTFGAALAGLALGVFIGALFGFSAALVPVLAELLEPVMVLLNAIPRVILAPLFIIWLGIGMGSKIALSFILVVVLTFFSVYNGIREVDVRLVERVRTLGGGSWMVLREVYIPSVVSWVMSNLKVAVGFAFTGAVVGEFVASTRGLGYLLSFAQTTYNASLSMALIFMVVVVVMLLFSAAGWLERRLLRWKYR; this comes from the coding sequence CTGCGACGGACTGTCGCATTGATCGCGGTATTGGTGCTTTGGGAACTGGCCGCCGGCCCGCTAGGCTGGGTCGACCCGTTTTATCTGCCACCGCCGTCCGATATCGGCGCCACGCTGGCGGACCTGTTTGCCGGCGGCGACATCTACCAGCACTTGGCAAGCACATTCGGCGCCGCGCTGGCAGGCCTGGCACTGGGCGTGTTCATCGGTGCCTTGTTCGGCTTCAGCGCCGCACTCGTGCCCGTTTTGGCCGAGTTACTGGAACCTGTGATGGTGCTGCTTAATGCAATCCCGCGCGTAATCCTCGCCCCGCTTTTCATCATCTGGCTGGGCATCGGCATGGGATCCAAGATTGCGCTCTCGTTTATTCTCGTAGTGGTGCTAACCTTCTTCTCAGTCTACAACGGCATCCGCGAGGTCGATGTCCGCCTAGTCGAGCGTGTGCGTACGCTCGGCGGCGGCTCCTGGATGGTGTTGCGCGAGGTTTACATCCCATCGGTCGTGTCGTGGGTGATGAGCAACCTCAAGGTGGCCGTCGGCTTCGCATTTACCGGCGCCGTAGTGGGCGAATTCGTGGCCTCCACCCGCGGGCTGGGCTACCTGCTGTCCTTCGCTCAGACCACCTACAACGCCTCGCTGAGCATGGCGCTGATCTTCATGGTCGTGGTTGTGGTGATGCTGCTGTTCTCGGCCGCCGGCTGGCTGGAACGCCGCCTGCTGCGCTGGAAATACCGATGA
- a CDS encoding sulfur reduction protein DsrE, whose product MKVAYLFATQKHTVSYVLGRMILPQLEEARHGVEVVGMFFFEDNNYVLLDGNPIGERLKKVADTQGIQLMGCDQCCYEREIADQLMDGVPIGCFPDLYGALAGNMPDQVITL is encoded by the coding sequence ATGAAAGTCGCCTACCTCTTCGCCACACAGAAGCACACGGTTTCATACGTGCTCGGCCGCATGATCCTGCCGCAACTCGAAGAAGCACGTCATGGTGTCGAGGTCGTAGGGATGTTCTTTTTCGAGGACAACAACTACGTGTTATTGGACGGCAACCCGATTGGCGAACGTCTAAAAAAAGTCGCCGATACCCAGGGCATCCAGCTGATGGGTTGCGACCAGTGCTGCTACGAACGTGAAATCGCCGACCAACTCATGGACGGCGTTCCGATTGGCTGTTTCCCGGACCTCTACGGCGCGCTCGCCGGCAACATGCCAGACCAGGTCATCACGCTCTAA